Part of the Candidatus Zixiibacteriota bacterium genome is shown below.
CGTGCTCGACACGGCTCGCCCTCGGGTCGTGACGGTTTGGCCCAGAGATACATTGCCTGACCTCGAGGTGCATCTGACCGGACGCATCGACTCGCTATCGACCGTTCACGCTGAAATCGTCGTCAGGGGTGGATATCGTTCTGAGGTGCTCAACGCACAGGCCACGATGACGGATTACGAGTTTCGGTCATTTCTTTCGGCGCGCATCCCGTTGTTTCTGTATCGGATCGTTCTCGACCATTTCCTGCTGTCAACGACCGACGACCACGCCGTGGTCATGTCGGCCCAGGCTGATCTCTCATCGTTCATCATCCGCACTTCGTCGAATGCGTATCTCCCGTCGAATCCATTCATTACGGTGGATCGCGCGGTATTGGAGCGTAAGAGTGACGCCTGGCCGCTTGTGACAGGCATACCGCGCCGTTATGTGTTGACCCTTGACCTTGAGGCGCCCGGGTACACGGCCGCCGCCGACTCTCTTCGGCTGGACGTGCCTGATATCGCCAGCCTTGAAGCGCACCTTGAACCGACCGATGAAGAGGAGTTTCGGCTGGGGTACGAATATCGACTGCGGGCGACGACGGTCGCAGGTTCTGCCAAAACCGCCTATCTCGAATTTTGCAGATCGTGTCTCGATAGTAAGCGGCATCTTTTCAACCTGGTGGAGGAAACGCACAGATGAAACTGCGTCTCTGTGTCACGGCGCTGGCGATAATACTCGCGTTGGGCGCCTGTACGAAGTCAAAAAAGCTCTATAGTCTGACCGGTCTCGAGGAGTCGGCGCCGACGGTCGCTCCCGTGGATCTTGCCGCGTACGAAGCGAGGTACGGCGAGTACGACGGCGTCTTTTTGTCGTACGATCAGATCGTTGAACATGCCGGAGGGAAAGAGCAAAGCGCAGCATCGCTATTTTTCCCCGTGCCATCGACCTGGCTCTACCAGGAGATCACGCGAACGCGCTATATCGTGTTCAATCCCAGGGTGGACTGGTTGACGACGTTTTCACTGTGGGCACAACCGAAGGATCTGTTCCTTCGCATCACCAATCCAGACGGCAGCCGCCGAGAATACGGGCTCGCCGACCTTCGCCCGGAGGATGACGAATTCGGCAGAAAGAGTCACCGCTTCATTTTTCCGGACGTGCAACGGGGTTCGATAATCGAAACGGGGTACGCGATCGAATTCGATGTGGGACTCGTTCCGCCGCCATTGAGGCATGATGTGCTGCTGCAACTCGGGGTACCCGCGGAGCAGGTCAGTTTCACGTATGCATGTCCTGAATGGTGGACCTATCAGGTGAAGAAGAACGGCGACAACCGGGTGCCGGAGCTGGACATCACGTTTGACCCGCAGACGAAGAAGGCCCTGTTGAAGGCGGTGCGACGAAACGTCCCGGCGGTAAAATCCGAGCGATATGCGCCGTACTTTCGTGACGTTGCGGATTACCTCGAGTTTCAGGTGACCAAGCTCGAGATGGCCGGAGCCAAGTACGAGGCCGCCGGCAACTGGACCGAACTCGGTGACCGAATCTACGATGGCGCGATGAAGGACATGGACGAGGTCACGATGGACATCCGGCAGCAGATTCAGCTTGCGGTCGGACCGGTCGAACTGCCGCTCGACAAAGTAAACCGCGTCCTTGCGTTCGTACGCGACAGCGTCGACATCGACGGCAAGAATCGTCGGGGGAATCCCGGCAAGATACTCAAAGACCGCAAAGGGGACGTGTTTGACGTCAACGCGTTGACCTGTGTCATGCTCTCCGAGCTGGGCATTCCCTCCGACTTTCTCCTTGCTCACTCAGCGCTCAGCGGCTATTGCGATCCGGAGTATGTCTCGATCGAGCAGTTCTACTACCCCGCGACGGGATGCCGTATAGACGGCGACTACTATGTTCTGTTCCCATATATAGAAGGTCTGCCGCCGGGTTTAGTCCCACCGTGGTTCCTTGATCAAAAAGCACTGGCAATCAAAAAGGGCGGCGTCACGATGATTGACTTGCCGGACAGCAGCCTGGTGCCCGGCGGAGTCACAGAACAGTACGACCTGACGATCGATGAGACGGGTCTTATCACCGTTGATGAAGAGCGGGTGCTGACCGGAGCCGACGCGTTTCTTATGCGAGACAGCCTTTCTACCCTCACACCGCCCGAGATGCAGGAGGCGGCTTCGCGGATGTTAACGTACAGTGATGGAAGTGTGCGATTGGAGTCATTCGATGTCGACGGTTTGCATGAACCGACTGAACCACTCCGCCTGACGTTCCGATACACTATCGATAACCTCGTGACCGTCACGCCCGACGAGGTTGTCTTCCAGACGGCCGGCCTATTTGCGCCGATTTCCGGCGCCCGGTTGGTGGATGATCCGGCGCAGCGTGTGAACGATGTTGCGGTACTGTTTGCAGCGGATCACAGAAAACTGATCCGTATTCACCACCCCTCGTCGTGGTCGCTTTCCACTGTCCCGGCGGATATCCAGAAATCGAACGAGTTCGGCTCCGTGAGCGGACAATTCGCCCGGGAGTCCGGATTTCTCTCTGTGGACCAGCACGTACACTTGAACCGGATACGAAGACCGAAAGAAGCGTACGCCGAGTTCCTCGACATAGCCGGTCAACATAGTGACCTGCATATTCCGACGCTGGTGTTCGCGTTGAACGAAGGGATAGCTCCCGCCCCCGCGCCGGACTCTGACGACGCAGGGCAATAGCGCCCACGGGATCGTGCGCCGCCGGCGGGGACCACCCGGGGCGGCGCCCGGTCGTATTCAACGACGCTCCCTTTTCAGCCCAGAAAAACCGCTTGTGAAACCCGAGCCCATGCCGCTATCATCTCTGGCCAATGGACACCATGACAATCATCGGCTTCCTTGCCGGGACGCTGACCACGGTATCGTTTCTTCCGCAGCTCGTCAAAGCCTGGCGGACCCGTTCTACCGGGGATATTTCGCTGGCAATGTATGTGGTCTTCGTATTGGGCGTCTTCCTTTGGCTGGTATACGGCATATTCCTGGCTTCCCTGCCGGTAATCGCAGCGAATGCCATCACGTTGGTCATCGCCATTGTCATTCTGCTGCTGAAGATCCGGTATCGGTGAAGAGGACCTCATCGCAGCGCATTGAAGGCGACTGATCCCCTGACATAGGCAGGACTGGTGCGGCGAAACTGCTCGTAGTACTCGCGACCATCGGGCACCAACCGAATCTCCGCACAATAATCACGCCAGTACTGTCGCCATCGGGAGTGCAACCGGAGCGCCCGGGAAAGCGAATCGTCGATCGGGGCCCGCGCGGCGCTGTCGATGTCGAGGGGACGAAAATCACCCAGGCGGGTCAGCAGAGACGGTGCGGGCGGAATTGTCCGGACCAGCGAGCGTTTCATCGCGTCCAGCCAGTCGAAACCGATTCGGATTGTGTCCAGATGGAATGACGGCACGGGGGAATCGGCGTCGGTCTGCAGCAGCGCAGACCCGGGCGGTCGGGGGCCGGAACTCGAGGCGTGCGCCGCTGAGTGTGTCACAAGCGCACACACAACCAGACACCACAGCCCGAAACGCATACCGGTACTGACCTCCTAAAGCGCTATTGAGCTTCGATGAACGTCAGACGCTCACGCAGTGTGATCGCTGCTGCTGAGGTCCAGCGGTCGGTCAATCGGGCCGACTCAGCGCACTACCCGCTTCACCAGCTGACCGGAGGCAAGCCGGGTGGTCGGTTCCAATTGATTAATCAGTGCGACCTCGTCCAGTGAGACGACCGACGGATAACGGCGGTGGAACTCATTCAGCGTCATCGCCTGCGGCGCGGCTTCAATCTTGAGCCGCATCGGTTGCATCGAAAGCTTGCTCTGGTCCGACAATCGGGCGAAACTCCGAATGGATGACCGAACGGTTGAGCTGTAGTTCGACCAGCCTTCCAGCGCGGTATATCCGAGAATCTGGAACACGAGGCCGCTGTGTGCGATAAACGTGGCGTTTCCGGCCAGCGTCCCCTGGTCGGTCGCGGCCTGAAAATCACCGCCTACGGCCGATAACCCGTTGATCGTGGTCGACTGCACCGCGCCGGCGGAAATACCCTGTTGGGAGAAAAACCCGTTGGCGGCGGCCTGCGGTGAGCTACCGGAGGCAAGCGTGATCTGAACCAACGCATCCTGCTCGGGACTGGCGGCAATCACACCCTGCTTGTCGTTGTAGGTCTGCCAGCCCTCGGGAAACAGGAACTGGAACGCCATGTCGGGATGGTAGAAGGCCGTGCCCTCGAAGAAGCCCTCCCTCGGATTTTGTCCATACATGAGGCCGTCGATTGTCCGAAGGTACTGATCCCGGCCGACAGTGGTGGCGCTGTAATTGATCGACATGGTATCCAGCGCGCGCTGGATGCGTCCGACCCGGTTCTCGGGGTCCGGGTGGGTCGACATCCACTCGGGAATGCGGCCGCCGCCCGAACCGCCGCTGACTCGCTGCAGCATGGCGAATATGTCGTCCATCTCACGCGGGTCGTTGCCGTCGCGGATCATGTAGCGCAAGCCGAGATCATCGGCCTGCTTTTCGTCGTCGCGGCTGAACTTCAAAAAGAGCAACTGCATTCCGGACCCGATCAGGCCGGAGTATTTCTGGAGTTTTGGTTCGAGCATGACGCCGACCCCGACGCCGATTTGCAGCAATTGCTGTTTGGTCATCTGCGTCACGGAGTGGCGGGCGGTCACGTGGCCGATTTCGTGGCCGACCACACCGGCCAACTGCGCTTCACTGGTAAGATGGGCCATGATTCCGCGGGTTATATATATGTAACCGCCGGGTACGGCAAAGGCATTCACGACCGGATCGTCGATTACCCGAAACGTCCACGGGAGCCCCGGTCTTTCGGAGACGGCGGCGAGTTCGCGGCCGACTCGGGCGACATACGCCTGCACCGATGAATCCTGGTAGGCGCCCATCGAGGCGACTATCTGGGGATCGGCGTCGCGCCCCATCGATACCTCCTGCGACTCGCTATAGAGGCTGAACTGCTCCTTGCCGGTCGCGGGATTGACATAACAGCCGAATACGACACAGCCCACCGCTGTCAACGCCAGTGCGAGGACGCCGAGTCGGGCTGCCCAGGACGAGAATCGAAGGCGCATCATCACGCCGCGATCCGAGACGGTACGATTCCACCGCATAACCATCCATGCTCCTTTCGCTCTGACCGAGAACCTTGCCTGTGGTAAGATGCGCAACGGCGGCCCAAACTGCAAGCACGGCCAGCCTGAAAAGCTATTGAACGGTCGTGGAGTCGGCGGCCGTTTGGGACGTTACCGTAAACGTCTTTTCGGCCAGCGGCTCGCCGGCCGGTCCGCGGACTTCCACTCGCCAGTTACCGACCATCTCCGGCGCAAGAGTCTTGTAGCTCCATGTGCGCCACGGACTGGATTTGACCGGCAGGTTGATCGTCTGAACCAACGACGTATCCATGAACCAGACATGGGTGATCTCGGTGCTGTCGGTCGCCCCCGTTACCAATGTCCACAGATAGATGCGTTCCGTGGTGACCGGAAACTCGGCGGCCTCGCCGACAGGTTCCCGTTCCACGACTCCCGACGCGACGACGGCTGTGGCGGTCAGCGAGGAAATCATCACGTCGGCTTGCGCCGTATCGTCGGGAGCAGTCGTCTGGTTTGATTGAGCAGGGGCCGTTGCCGGAAGCATGAGACCGGAAAGACAGAGTGCAAACAGGAGGACTTTCATGGGATTCTCCTTCCCTTCCCTGAGCGGATTCGTGACGGGAGATGTCGATGCGAGAGGTGAAGCGCGCCTTTTGATATTCAACAACCATATCGCCGTGCAGTTCCGGCATCGAGTTTAATCCGGGTTGGCCATCTCGCATGGACGTTCTCGGTGTTGACCTCCGGGAAGTCAGGCGCCTATATTGTCTATATCGACAATTCGACCGACAATGCCGTTCGAGGAGTAGTCCAATGGATGATGACATGCCTGCGGGTCGAGTCAGGTCCGATGTACGGAGATACCTTGCTGTTTTGCTCACCGGCATGGCGGACGCGGCAGACGATGCGCTGGTCATCCTGGACCGCGACTTGCGTGTCGTGTTTTTCAATACCATGGCCATAACGCTGGGCTTGTCGGTGGGATTGGAGCCGGAGAAAATGCTCGGCAAGCGCACTCGTGACGTCTATCCGTGGCTCGTCGATGAAATGGAGAAGGAGTATCTAGAGGTATTCGGCAGCGGCAGGTGTATAGTAAGCAAACGACATGTTCCCGTGCCTGCCGGCTCCATATGGATCGAGTCCAGGATGTCCCCGATCCGCGTCGAAGGCGAGATCGCCTTCGTACTGCTCGCCTTGCGTAACATCACCCACGAACAGCTCACGGAAGACGCCCTTACGTCGGCCGAGAAGCGCTATCGCCGTCTGGTTGAAAACATCCCGGCAGGCGTGTTTCGGTCTACCCCCGAGGGGACGCTTCTGTCGGCGAACCCCGCTATGGTCCGAATGCTGGGGTACGAATCTGAAGAGGAGATGAAAGCCGTCCAGGCCGGAACGACCTACTGTGATCCGGCAGTGC
Proteins encoded:
- a CDS encoding SemiSWEET transporter, with translation MDTMTIIGFLAGTLTTVSFLPQLVKAWRTRSTGDISLAMYVVFVLGVFLWLVYGIFLASLPVIAANAITLVIAIVILLLKIRYR
- a CDS encoding M48 family metalloprotease, whose protein sequence is MRWNRTVSDRGVMMRLRFSSWAARLGVLALALTAVGCVVFGCYVNPATGKEQFSLYSESQEVSMGRDADPQIVASMGAYQDSSVQAYVARVGRELAAVSERPGLPWTFRVIDDPVVNAFAVPGGYIYITRGIMAHLTSEAQLAGVVGHEIGHVTARHSVTQMTKQQLLQIGVGVGVMLEPKLQKYSGLIGSGMQLLFLKFSRDDEKQADDLGLRYMIRDGNDPREMDDIFAMLQRVSGGSGGGRIPEWMSTHPDPENRVGRIQRALDTMSINYSATTVGRDQYLRTIDGLMYGQNPREGFFEGTAFYHPDMAFQFLFPEGWQTYNDKQGVIAASPEQDALVQITLASGSSPQAAANGFFSQQGISAGAVQSTTINGLSAVGGDFQAATDQGTLAGNATFIAHSGLVFQILGYTALEGWSNYSSTVRSSIRSFARLSDQSKLSMQPMRLKIEAAPQAMTLNEFHRRYPSVVSLDEVALINQLEPTTRLASGQLVKRVVR
- a CDS encoding DUF2914 domain-containing protein; the encoded protein is MKVLLFALCLSGLMLPATAPAQSNQTTAPDDTAQADVMISSLTATAVVASGVVEREPVGEAAEFPVTTERIYLWTLVTGATDSTEITHVWFMDTSLVQTINLPVKSSPWRTWSYKTLAPEMVGNWRVEVRGPAGEPLAEKTFTVTSQTAADSTTVQ